The following proteins come from a genomic window of Acidobacteriota bacterium:
- a CDS encoding putative Ig domain-containing protein gives MKIRAAVVILVLVILGTWVPVFAQHDETPSLASPPGPGESVREWGTGDAPRPSGACLVHPGETPRGLAPEAWERIQSQIPRDGSGMPAPDAISQTARLTAPDGAASENFGLSVSVNGGIAVVGAYNATVSGKAQQGAVYVYYRNQGGADAWGQVVKLTAADGAAGDQFGYAVCVQGDTLAVGATGVDVGANADQGAVYIFSRNQGGADAWGEVARFVASDGGVNESFGFSLSLDGGTVAVGTPYARVSSMGNRGAVYLHSCNQGGANAWGLVAKLTAADGVSGDFFGHSVSMDGDTVLSGALGADVGGRAEQGAAYIFSRNQGGADAWGLVKKLTAADGAAGDYFGRSVSLDGDTAVIGASGATVGGKASQGAAYVFYRNQGGMNTWGQVAKLIIGDAWAYEYLGCSVCVNGDTAVIGANRAFVGTVDAGAAFVYSRNWGGTDAWGLVKKLTAAGGVSGDYFGYSVCADGDTILVGAYKATVGGNANQGAAYLFTDPSICGDQVQKQVASDGAALEYFGYSVSVDGDTAVVGSPYSDVGGLDQRGAAYIFARNQGGADAWGQVCKLTASDGASYDNFGISVSVSGETAVVGAYDATVGGNLQQGAAYVFSRNQGGADNWGQVVKLTASDGAAGDYFGYSVSVDGDAIVIGAHQAIVEGRSSQGAAYIFSRNQGGADFWGQVKKLTASDGMAFNLFGISVSVSGDTALVGACYAPVGGNAQQGAAYLFSRNQGGADFWGQVKKLTASDGAAGDTFGISASVDGDTAVVGAYCATVGGRIYQGAAYVFSRNQGGADFWGQVKKLAASDGAAGDNFGISASVDGDTAVVGAYQATVGVNTQQGSAYLFSRNQGGTDNWGQVKKLAASDGMASDFFGFSASVDGDTAVAGAFQATVGGYIRQGAAYIFRTGPCPCAEPGLTANNTAADLDPCAPTGVRVAWPQDLASWGDLGSGTRTYEVLRNGAAIQAGIAYGTTNFTDTTGALGTSYTYAVRYHNGCGYFVTTAGADVADAPALSFTADPVPVSPCYGMSNGSITVNASGGTAPLSYSKDGTTYQASNVFPGLAAGSYPITVKDAHGCTQSATVVVSQPAELTASITSTNLTCYGASDGSITITPVSGGTPPFHFSIDGGVNYQVSPLFLNLYAANYMIFVKDDEGCMWVASTTLTQPEPVTLSPPTLPGGTANSVYSQAITASGGTGSYSFTVTAGTLPDGLSLAADGMLSGTPTVANTFNFTITATDDIGCTGVQTYSVTIGCPTVVTNLDDAGEGSLRWVVANACDGATITFAPGLTGVIHLTTGAVAVNRQLTIQGPGASVMAVDGGGTDRVFTAQDSFWLSGLTVRNGNAPGYGGGIFAQEDLRATECVISGNAAAQGGGGLFLRSGFLDRCTVSGNQVTAGGNGGGLLTGTSTGSIPQVHLYNSTISGNACPGSGGGIELGVDVLFFLHSCTVTLNTVGDPSHPGGGIDGPQASVSVGIINSIVAGNGPAASQVNLPNGYFTLGYNSILSGDPLLAPLGDYGGPTPTHAPLCGSPVLDTATPGGYEQTDQRLVPRPQGANADVGAVESSIALSPGSLPGGQTGAAYDQLFTAVGGTGPCTFTTPDPLPPGLTLATDGRLAGTPTALGSWTFLVAARDVNGFVGVCRYTLDIACPAITVTNPAVATGTAGVPFSQAFSQAGGLGSVTFTTGSTLPAGLTLASNGTLAGTPTVTGTFPITVTVTDSNLCTGTGPV, from the coding sequence GTGCAGGGGGACACGCTCGCCGTCGGCGCGACGGGGGTCGACGTGGGTGCGAACGCGGACCAGGGGGCGGTCTACATCTTCTCTCGCAATCAGGGCGGGGCCGACGCCTGGGGGGAGGTCGCCCGGTTCGTCGCCTCGGACGGCGGGGTCAATGAAAGCTTCGGTTTTTCCCTCTCTCTGGACGGGGGCACGGTCGCCGTCGGCACCCCCTATGCCAGAGTGTCCTCCATGGGCAACCGGGGGGCGGTTTACCTCCACTCCTGCAACCAGGGGGGGGCGAACGCCTGGGGACTGGTCGCCAAGCTCACCGCTGCCGATGGCGTGTCGGGAGACTTCTTTGGACACTCCGTCAGCATGGACGGGGATACGGTCCTCTCCGGCGCGCTGGGGGCCGATGTGGGGGGGCGTGCGGAGCAGGGTGCGGCCTACATCTTCTCCCGCAACCAAGGGGGGGCGGACGCCTGGGGACTGGTGAAAAAGCTCACCGCCGCGGACGGCGCGGCCGGGGACTATTTCGGCCGATCCGTCTCCCTGGACGGGGACACGGCCGTCATCGGCGCGAGCGGCGCCACCGTGGGGGGGAAAGCCAGCCAGGGGGCGGCGTATGTCTTCTACCGCAACCAGGGGGGCATGAACACCTGGGGCCAAGTGGCCAAGCTCATCATCGGGGATGCCTGGGCCTATGAGTACCTGGGCTGCTCCGTCTGCGTGAACGGCGACACGGCCGTCATCGGGGCGAATCGCGCCTTCGTGGGCACGGTCGACGCCGGGGCGGCCTTCGTTTACTCCCGCAACTGGGGGGGCACCGATGCCTGGGGCCTGGTCAAGAAGCTCACCGCCGCGGGCGGCGTGTCCGGCGACTACTTCGGCTACTCCGTCTGCGCGGACGGGGACACGATCCTCGTCGGAGCCTACAAAGCCACCGTAGGGGGGAACGCGAACCAGGGGGCGGCGTACCTCTTCACAGACCCGTCCATCTGCGGGGACCAGGTCCAGAAACAAGTTGCCTCGGACGGCGCGGCACTAGAGTATTTCGGCTACTCCGTTTCCGTGGATGGGGACACGGCCGTCGTCGGTTCGCCATATTCCGACGTAGGGGGGCTCGATCAGCGGGGAGCAGCGTACATTTTTGCTCGCAACCAGGGAGGGGCGGACGCCTGGGGACAGGTATGCAAGCTCACCGCATCTGACGGTGCATCCTACGATAACTTCGGCATCTCCGTCTCCGTGAGCGGCGAAACAGCCGTTGTTGGCGCTTACGATGCCACCGTGGGAGGGAACCTCCAGCAGGGGGCGGCCTACGTCTTTTCCCGCAACCAGGGCGGGGCGGACAACTGGGGACAGGTCGTGAAGCTCACCGCTTCGGATGGCGCGGCCGGGGACTACTTCGGCTACTCGGTATCCGTTGACGGCGATGCGATCGTCATCGGCGCCCATCAGGCCATCGTGGAGGGGCGCTCCAGCCAGGGGGCCGCTTACATTTTTTCCCGCAACCAGGGCGGAGCGGACTTCTGGGGACAGGTCAAGAAGCTCACCGCATCGGACGGTATGGCCTTCAATCTTTTCGGAATCTCCGTTTCCGTGAGTGGGGATACGGCCCTCGTCGGCGCTTGTTATGCCCCCGTGGGGGGCAACGCCCAGCAGGGGGCTGCGTACCTCTTTTCCCGCAACCAGGGCGGGGCGGACTTCTGGGGACAGGTCAAGAAGCTCACCGCATCAGACGGAGCCGCGGGGGATACCTTTGGCATCTCCGCCTCGGTGGACGGTGACACGGCCGTCGTCGGCGCTTACTGTGCCACCGTGGGCGGGAGAATCTACCAGGGGGCCGCGTATGTCTTTTCCCGCAACCAGGGCGGGGCGGACTTCTGGGGACAGGTCAAGAAGCTCGCCGCATCGGACGGAGCCGCCGGGGATAACTTCGGCATCTCCGCCTCGGTGGATGGGGACACGGCCGTCGTCGGCGCCTATCAGGCCACCGTGGGGGTGAACACGCAACAGGGATCGGCGTACCTCTTTTCCCGCAACCAGGGCGGGACGGACAACTGGGGCCAGGTCAAGAAGCTCGCCGCATCGGACGGCATGGCCTCAGATTTTTTCGGCTTCTCCGCCTCGGTGGACGGGGACACGGCCGTTGCCGGCGCCTTTCAGGCCACCGTGGGGGGGTATATCCGCCAAGGGGCGGCATACATTTTCAGGACCGGTCCCTGCCCCTGCGCCGAGCCCGGCCTAACCGCCAACAACACGGCGGCCGACCTCGACCCCTGCGCGCCCACGGGCGTCCGAGTCGCCTGGCCCCAGGACCTCGCGAGCTGGGGGGACCTGGGCTCGGGGACCCGCACCTACGAAGTCCTGCGAAACGGTGCCGCCATCCAGGCCGGCATCGCCTACGGGACCACGAACTTCACGGATACCACCGGGGCCCTCGGGACGAGCTACACCTACGCGGTCCGTTACCACAACGGGTGCGGGTACTTTGTGACAACGGCCGGGGCCGACGTGGCCGACGCCCCGGCCCTTTCCTTTACGGCGGACCCCGTGCCCGTCTCACCGTGCTATGGCATGTCCAACGGCAGCATCACGGTGAACGCCTCGGGCGGGACGGCGCCTCTGTCTTACTCCAAGGACGGCACGACCTACCAGGCCTCCAACGTCTTCCCGGGCCTCGCGGCGGGGTCGTACCCGATCACCGTCAAGGACGCCCATGGGTGCACCCAGTCCGCCACCGTCGTCGTGAGCCAACCGGCCGAGCTCACGGCCAGCATTACGTCCACGAACCTCACCTGCTACGGCGCGTCCGACGGGAGTATCACGATCACCCCTGTGTCGGGGGGGACTCCGCCCTTCCACTTCTCCATCGACGGGGGTGTGAACTACCAGGTCTCTCCCCTTTTTCTGAACCTCTACGCGGCGAATTACATGATCTTCGTCAAAGACGATGAGGGTTGCATGTGGGTTGCGTCGACCACCCTGACCCAGCCCGAACCGGTCACCCTCTCGCCCCCCACCCTCCCCGGCGGCACCGCGAACTCGGTCTACAGCCAAGCGATCACGGCCTCGGGTGGGACGGGGTCCTACAGCTTCACAGTGACGGCTGGGACCCTCCCGGATGGGCTCTCGCTCGCCGCGGACGGCATGCTGAGCGGCACACCCACGGTGGCGAACACCTTCAACTTCACGATCACGGCCACGGACGACATCGGATGCACGGGCGTCCAGACGTACAGCGTGACCATCGGCTGTCCCACGGTCGTGACGAACCTCGACGACGCGGGCGAGGGCTCCCTGCGCTGGGTCGTGGCGAACGCCTGCGACGGGGCGACCATCACCTTCGCCCCGGGACTCACGGGCGTCATCCACCTCACCACCGGCGCCGTCGCGGTCAACCGGCAACTGACGATCCAGGGCCCCGGCGCCTCCGTGATGGCCGTGGACGGCGGGGGGACGGACCGGGTGTTCACGGCCCAGGACAGCTTCTGGCTTTCCGGCCTCACGGTCCGGAACGGCAACGCCCCGGGCTACGGCGGGGGGATCTTCGCCCAGGAGGATCTCCGCGCCACCGAGTGCGTGATTTCCGGGAACGCGGCTGCCCAGGGCGGAGGGGGCCTCTTTCTCCGCTCCGGCTTTCTGGACCGCTGCACCGTCTCGGGGAACCAGGTCACCGCCGGCGGGAACGGCGGCGGCCTTCTGACCGGGACCTCGACGGGCTCGATCCCCCAAGTCCATCTCTACAACTCCACGATCTCGGGCAATGCCTGCCCCGGGAGCGGGGGTGGGATCGAACTGGGGGTGGATGTGCTGTTCTTCCTCCACAGCTGCACGGTCACCCTGAACACGGTGGGTGACCCCTCGCACCCGGGAGGCGGGATCGACGGCCCCCAGGCATCTGTCAGCGTGGGGATCATCAACTCCATCGTGGCGGGGAACGGGCCCGCGGCCTCGCAGGTCAACCTGCCGAACGGCTACTTCACGCTCGGCTACAACAGCATCCTTTCGGGCGACCCCCTGCTGGCGCCCCTGGGCGACTACGGGGGCCCGACGCCGACGCACGCCCCGCTCTGCGGAAGCCCCGTGCTGGACACGGCAACGCCCGGCGGCTACGAGCAGACGGATCAGCGGCTCGTGCCGAGACCGCAGGGCGCGAACGCGGACGTCGGTGCCGTCGAGAGCAGCATCGCGCTGAGTCCGGGAAGCCTCCCCGGCGGGCAAACCGGCGCGGCTTACGACCAGTTATTCACGGCGGTTGGCGGGACGGGTCCCTGCACCTTCACCACGCCGGACCCCCTCCCGCCCGGCCTCACTCTGGCGACGGACGGCCGGCTCGCGGGGACGCCCACGGCGCTGGGGAGCTGGACCTTCCTCGTCGCGGCCAGGGACGTGAACGGGTTCGTCGGCGTCTGCCGATACACCCTCGACATTGCCTGCCCGGCCATCACCGTCACCAACCCCGCGGTCGCCACGGGCACGGCGGGCGTTCCGTTCAGCCAGGCCTTTTCCCAGGCGGGCGGCCTCGGCTCGGTCACCTTCACCACCGGCAGCACCCTGCCCGCGGGGCTCACGCTCGCCTCGAACGGCACGCTCGCCGGCACCCCCACGGTCACGGGGACCTTCCCCATCACCGTGACGGTGACCGATTCCAATCTCTGCACGGGCACCGGGCCCGTGTA